From Patescibacteria group bacterium, a single genomic window includes:
- a CDS encoding tetratricopeptide repeat protein has translation MPNISNQRLVKIFDVLSYVFLIANIIAVPLFIDKNLINFFIIPKQYLFIGLLLFNLFFFAAKIVLSKKIVYRKSILDIPLLILLAVALISSLFSNNLYDSFLGRGEYFVINFVFLLFSVIFYYIFINSINSPERWRSIMDIVLGVGGFTAILFILKVIFGLNLPWVGSVWNVVDGTNSGFGLWLIVIFILSAGLLIKKNIGVGRALFYFFVMILAFVPLLAMGFKVLWWVLLIGLILLLLLGVSFIHEARVGWLSVLFAVLVATCIFIIFGSPKSLQSVLPVEVSLDVSPSWSITKSTMFSGAKNFLFGSGLGTFSYDFSKFRTADFNYDQVAWALRFNQPFNSFFAVISEGGVLLTLGFAFLLLFVLGHVFTTWFKSRGSDQNISLSLQLNKTNIRLDVFLVAIVWLVLWVGMATNFYAIPLWLMWWLMLGMIISGLSLLGHNVVKEHHWTLEDTPQYNLAFSFSLIIVMAVVVMVGVLGVRFYLADMAYAQALNSKDAAGAQSKLQQAITLHGSSDIFHVAMAQVYLLEASDASKEKQPDMQKVGNYMAQAVNEARAATDLSPNTVAIWENLATMYENASLIVPQAGDWAIKSITSAIDLEPTNAVLYWRIGNDYAASNNIPKAIESYQKAIDLKKDYVGAYVALSGAYEANKEMDKAVDTYKNVISVASNNPEALYNYGRLLYNRNTGSDRSDAEKLWLQAVNLQPSYSNALYSLGLLYEIKGDKAKALEYYYKVKDLNPDNKDITAKIKALVGGTSSQ, from the coding sequence ATGCCAAATATTTCAAATCAGCGGCTGGTTAAAATTTTTGATGTTTTATCCTATGTGTTTTTAATCGCAAACATCATTGCCGTACCGCTTTTTATAGATAAAAATCTAATTAATTTTTTTATTATACCTAAGCAGTATCTATTTATCGGCTTGTTGCTGTTTAATCTCTTTTTCTTTGCGGCCAAAATCGTCTTGTCCAAAAAAATTGTTTACAGAAAATCAATTTTGGACATACCGCTTTTGATTTTGTTAGCCGTAGCTTTAATTTCTTCTCTCTTTTCCAACAATCTTTATGACAGTTTCTTGGGCAGAGGTGAATATTTTGTCATAAATTTTGTTTTCTTGCTTTTTTCAGTCATCTTTTATTACATTTTTATCAACAGCATTAATAGTCCGGAGAGGTGGCGGAGTATCATGGATATCGTTTTGGGCGTCGGCGGTTTTACCGCCATTCTGTTCATACTGAAAGTTATTTTTGGTTTGAATTTGCCCTGGGTCGGTTCGGTTTGGAATGTCGTTGACGGCACAAACAGCGGATTTGGTTTGTGGCTTATTGTTATCTTTATATTATCAGCCGGCTTGCTCATTAAGAAAAATATCGGAGTTGGCAGAGCCCTTTTCTATTTCTTTGTCATGATATTGGCGTTTGTGCCATTGCTCGCAATGGGCTTTAAGGTCTTGTGGTGGGTGCTCTTAATTGGCTTAATTCTGCTATTATTACTTGGTGTGAGTTTTATCCATGAAGCCAGAGTCGGTTGGCTTTCGGTTTTATTTGCGGTTCTGGTTGCGACCTGTATATTCATAATTTTCGGCAGTCCCAAATCGCTTCAGTCGGTTTTACCAGTTGAGGTTTCTTTAGATGTAAGTCCTTCCTGGTCAATTACAAAATCAACGATGTTTTCCGGAGCGAAAAATTTCTTGTTTGGCAGCGGCTTGGGTACTTTCTCTTATGATTTCTCCAAATTTAGAACCGCTGACTTTAATTATGATCAGGTGGCTTGGGCCTTAAGGTTTAATCAGCCCTTCAACTCTTTCTTTGCCGTTATTTCTGAAGGGGGAGTGCTGCTCACCTTGGGGTTTGCCTTCTTGTTGTTGTTTGTGTTAGGTCATGTGTTTACCACCTGGTTCAAATCGCGCGGATCTGATCAAAACATCTCCTTAAGTTTACAACTTAATAAAACCAATATCCGGTTGGATGTGTTTTTGGTCGCGATTGTTTGGTTGGTGCTGTGGGTGGGTATGGCGACAAATTTTTACGCCATTCCTTTGTGGCTGATGTGGTGGCTGATGCTGGGAATGATAATCAGCGGCTTGTCTTTGCTTGGGCATAATGTGGTGAAAGAGCATCACTGGACATTGGAAGATACGCCTCAATACAATTTAGCTTTTTCTTTTAGCTTGATTATTGTGATGGCTGTGGTGGTTATGGTGGGCGTGCTTGGCGTCAGGTTTTACTTAGCTGATATGGCTTATGCGCAGGCCTTGAACAGCAAGGATGCGGCCGGCGCCCAATCAAAATTACAACAAGCAATTACACTGCACGGCAGTTCCGACATCTTTCATGTGGCCATGGCGCAAGTGTATCTGCTTGAAGCGAGCGATGCTTCCAAAGAGAAACAGCCGGATATGCAGAAGGTTGGAAATTATATGGCTCAAGCCGTAAATGAAGCCCGCGCGGCCACGGATTTGTCTCCGAATACGGTGGCAATTTGGGAAAATTTAGCCACCATGTATGAAAACGCGTCCTTAATTGTTCCGCAAGCCGGAGATTGGGCGATTAAATCTATTACTTCGGCCATTGATTTAGAACCGACAAATGCGGTTTTGTATTGGCGGATAGGAAACGATTATGCGGCGTCAAACAATATTCCCAAAGCTATTGAAAGCTATCAGAAAGCCATTGATCTTAAAAAAGATTATGTTGGCGCTTATGTTGCGCTCTCCGGTGCTTATGAAGCCAACAAAGAAATGGACAAGGCAGTGGATACTTATAAGAATGTTATTTCGGTTGCCTCAAATAATCCGGAGGCCCTGTATAACTATGGGCGTTTGCTTTATAACCGGAATACAGGAAGCGACAGAAGCGATGCGGAGAAATTATGGCTCCAAGCCGTTAATCTCCAACCCAGCTATTCCAATGCTTTATATAGTTTGGGTTTGCTTTATGAAATCAAAGGGGATAAAGCCAAGGCCCTGGAATACTATTATAAAGTTAAGGACTTGAATCCGGACAATAAGGATATAACTGCAAAAATAAAGGCATTGGTTGGCGGGACTAGTTCACAATAA
- a CDS encoding LAGLIDADG family homing endonuclease, producing the protein MIKTLKKERRLPSLDFIAGVIAIEGAFMWIKQNKKSIPVFQLKMRADEQKLFELIKSKLRLKEVVYQYNHQNRHYVLMLIRSRASITSVIIPLLDKRLYGTKKAKFEAWRDKMLSIDQK; encoded by the coding sequence ATGATAAAAACCTTAAAAAAAGAGCGCCGACTCCCCTCCCTTGATTTTATTGCCGGTGTAATCGCAATAGAGGGCGCTTTCATGTGGATCAAACAAAACAAGAAGTCAATTCCTGTATTTCAGCTCAAAATGCGTGCCGACGAGCAGAAACTCTTTGAGCTTATTAAGTCCAAACTTAGATTAAAAGAGGTTGTCTACCAGTATAATCACCAAAATAGGCATTATGTACTTATGCTTATTAGAAGCCGGGCCTCAATAACCAGTGTTATCATACCTCTTTTAGATAAACGCCTATATGGGACAAAGAAAGCCAAATTTGAGGCCTGGAGAGACAAGATGCTTAGTATAGACCAAAAATAA